Proteins found in one Lysinibacillus fusiformis genomic segment:
- a CDS encoding response regulator transcription factor, whose amino-acid sequence MLIVDDHPIVLEGTKNLFQENEDIIIDTESDATCVIQRIKNKPYDIYLIDINMPLENGINLARNIKAIQSNASVILYTGDDITDYYPLILERKIEGILAKTASKEQILRTVRAIANGEIVLPKNFLDFLDDKFKLQGAKDIHLNEKEKKILRLIAEGHTNKAIAIELNIPQRTTERYLTQLFSLLNVDSRTEAVNLAERMNLL is encoded by the coding sequence ATGCTCATAGTGGATGATCACCCTATAGTGTTAGAGGGAACTAAAAATTTATTTCAAGAGAATGAAGATATTATCATCGATACGGAAAGTGATGCAACTTGTGTCATTCAAAGGATAAAGAATAAACCATACGATATCTATCTGATAGATATCAATATGCCATTAGAGAATGGAATTAACCTAGCCCGTAATATTAAGGCTATTCAGTCAAATGCTTCTGTCATTCTTTATACAGGTGATGATATCACAGATTATTATCCACTCATTTTAGAAAGAAAAATAGAAGGCATTTTAGCTAAAACAGCTTCTAAAGAGCAAATTTTAAGAACAGTCAGGGCCATTGCAAACGGTGAAATTGTTTTACCAAAAAATTTCTTAGATTTTCTGGATGATAAATTTAAACTGCAAGGTGCTAAAGATATACATTTAAATGAAAAGGAAAAGAAAATTTTAAGACTCATTGCAGAGGGCCATACAAATAAAGCCATCGCTATTGAATTGAATATTCCTCAGCGAACAACAGAGAGATATTTAACGCAACTCTTTTCTTTGTTAAATGTAGATTCACGAACAGAAGCTGTAAATCTTGCTGAGAGAATGAATTTACTCTAG
- a CDS encoding MFS transporter encodes MTINTAATNKPQQSISRNKLLGVAGVGWLFDAMDVGILSFVIAALAAEWGLSPSQSGWIGSVNSIGMAVGALFFGVFADKVGRKQIFMWTLVLFSIASGLSAFTTTLTAFLILRFLVGMGLGGELPVASTLVSESVAAKERGRVVVLLESFWAAGWLIAALISYFVIPTWGWRVALILTALPAFYAIYLRWHLPDSPQFTVKEESKKRSIGQNMKEVWSKKYARSTFMLWLLWFTVVFSYYGMFLWLPSVMVGKGFDMITSFKYVLIMTLAQLPGYFTAAWFIEKFGRKFVLVSYLIGTAASAYIFGNADTLAVLLTSGMFLSFFNLGAWGALYAYTPEQYPSIIRGTGAGMAAAVGRIGGIFGPLLVGFLLTAGYDIGYIFAIFCGAIIIGVVGVIFLGKETKQLELE; translated from the coding sequence ATGACAATAAATACAGCAGCGACAAATAAACCTCAGCAATCCATTTCTAGAAATAAGCTTTTGGGTGTAGCAGGGGTAGGATGGCTCTTCGATGCAATGGACGTTGGTATATTATCCTTTGTCATTGCAGCATTGGCCGCTGAGTGGGGACTATCACCAAGTCAGTCTGGTTGGATTGGTAGTGTAAATTCTATCGGAATGGCTGTAGGGGCTCTCTTTTTTGGTGTTTTTGCTGATAAAGTAGGGCGCAAGCAAATTTTTATGTGGACACTTGTCCTCTTTTCTATTGCAAGCGGTTTATCCGCTTTTACAACAACATTAACTGCATTTTTAATTTTACGCTTTTTAGTAGGGATGGGGCTAGGGGGAGAATTACCTGTAGCTTCAACGCTAGTATCTGAAAGTGTGGCTGCCAAAGAAAGAGGTCGCGTGGTTGTATTACTAGAAAGCTTTTGGGCAGCAGGCTGGTTAATTGCAGCACTCATTTCGTATTTTGTTATTCCTACATGGGGATGGCGAGTAGCCCTTATACTAACGGCACTTCCAGCATTTTATGCTATTTATCTTCGTTGGCATTTACCAGATTCACCTCAATTTACTGTGAAGGAAGAATCAAAAAAACGTAGCATTGGCCAAAATATGAAAGAAGTTTGGTCGAAAAAGTATGCTCGTTCTACATTTATGCTGTGGCTATTATGGTTTACAGTTGTATTTTCGTATTATGGCATGTTTTTATGGTTGCCAAGTGTAATGGTAGGGAAGGGCTTTGATATGATCACAAGCTTTAAATATGTTTTGATCATGACTTTAGCTCAATTGCCAGGATACTTTACAGCAGCTTGGTTTATAGAAAAGTTTGGACGCAAATTTGTCCTTGTTTCCTATCTAATTGGTACTGCAGCAAGTGCTTACATTTTTGGGAATGCAGATACTTTAGCCGTATTGCTCACTTCAGGGATGTTTTTATCATTCTTTAACTTAGGGGCTTGGGGCGCATTATATGCTTACACACCTGAACAATATCCTTCCATTATTCGAGGAACAGGTGCTGGTATGGCAGCAGCCGTTGGACGAATTGGCGGTATTTTTGGTCCGTTGCTCGTTGGGTTTCTGTTGACGGCAGGCTATGATATAGGCTATATCTTTGCCATTTTCTGCGGAGCAATTATTATCGGTGTTGTGGGTGTCATCTTCCTTGGGAAGGAAACGAAGCAGCTTGAATTAGAATAA
- a CDS encoding antibiotic biosynthesis monooxygenase family protein, which produces MFVQIKRIVVTEGNSDKVVERFGAKSNGPSLLEQQPGYIDKQVLVKKVRRGDEEVLVMVRWESEEAWKNWEKSPEHIAGHKASAGKPKPDHIIESGQEVYYVKG; this is translated from the coding sequence ATGTTTGTACAAATTAAACGTATTGTTGTGACGGAAGGGAATTCGGATAAGGTTGTGGAACGTTTTGGTGCTAAATCAAACGGTCCTTCATTACTTGAACAACAGCCTGGTTACATTGATAAGCAGGTACTTGTAAAGAAAGTTCGCCGTGGAGATGAAGAAGTGCTAGTGATGGTTCGTTGGGAATCAGAAGAAGCATGGAAAAATTGGGAGAAGAGTCCTGAGCATATTGCCGGCCATAAGGCAAGCGCAGGGAAACCAAAGCCTGATCATATCATTGAAAGCGGACAAGAAGTTTATTATGTAAAAGGTTAA
- the thrB gene encoding homoserine kinase, whose translation MSKMWQISVPGSTANLGPGFDSIGLGLSLYLKLSVTLQEQWEIIHLDDNGPKEFELEEHLLYVIAKKTADQYGQQLPACRVEMASELPLARGLGSSAAVIVAGIELANQVCKLGLTIQDKLNLSSQIEGHPDNATASVLGGLTISSMDDKGMVDTFHINDIDASFVVYVPDVELKTSESRSVLPEQFNRSYAVHASANANMLAASLMARDFERAGRYMEADLFHEPFRAKLIPAYEEIRIAAKANGAYGTALSGAGPTLISIIPSAIASDFVQLMTKQFPEHQIILTKADEHGVQVNECMKRLL comes from the coding sequence ATGAGTAAAATGTGGCAAATCTCAGTTCCTGGAAGCACAGCCAACTTAGGTCCTGGCTTTGATTCAATAGGACTTGGCTTGTCTCTTTACTTAAAGCTTTCTGTTACTTTACAAGAACAATGGGAAATTATCCATCTTGATGATAATGGTCCTAAAGAGTTTGAGCTTGAAGAACACTTACTATACGTCATTGCTAAAAAAACTGCAGATCAATATGGTCAACAGCTACCTGCTTGTCGTGTAGAGATGGCCAGTGAACTTCCGTTGGCACGTGGTCTTGGTAGCAGTGCAGCAGTTATTGTTGCAGGTATTGAACTTGCTAACCAAGTATGTAAGCTTGGATTAACGATTCAAGATAAACTTAATCTCTCTTCACAAATTGAAGGACATCCAGATAACGCAACCGCTTCAGTCTTGGGAGGTTTAACGATTTCTTCAATGGATGACAAAGGAATGGTTGATACATTTCATATCAATGATATCGATGCCTCCTTTGTGGTATATGTACCAGATGTTGAATTAAAAACAAGCGAATCTCGTTCGGTTTTACCAGAGCAATTTAACCGATCCTATGCAGTTCATGCTTCAGCAAATGCGAATATGCTAGCGGCTTCTTTAATGGCAAGAGATTTTGAACGTGCTGGACGTTATATGGAGGCTGATTTATTCCATGAACCGTTTCGTGCAAAGCTAATTCCTGCATATGAAGAAATTCGTATTGCTGCAAAAGCTAACGGCGCATACGGTACAGCTTTAAGCGGAGCTGGTCCAACATTAATATCCATTATTCCCTCTGCTATTGCTTCTGACTTCGTTCAGCTAATGACAAAGCAATTCCCAGAGCACCAAATTATTTTAACAAAAGCTGATGAACATGGTGTACAAGTCAATGAATGTATGAAACGTCTACTATAA
- a CDS encoding polyprenyl synthetase family protein encodes MKGLDAHINESLDILIENELLLGSELKTMLKGFIEEKTAVGFSFGKLCFWHYEAFSKSINQDIYKVAAAIELLILSFDIIDDLQDKDSDYSWNKTPELSLNVALAMLVMASKTIDETSFEHKRAAIKLLEEYALKSINGQQLDLLNNCRDEDSYIQMITLKSGSLTAMGCLIGEVLARGEISQEIEEYGKYIGIIQQIKNDIQSLKAWGPKNDLLNKRYSLPIIYLLSQKNDVSKSVSSYYNNDIVTDLDNNATEDELTNGGAIRYAITIKNVYKFKALNYLENVAINELGKEYLQKLLR; translated from the coding sequence TTGAAGGGTTTAGATGCACACATCAATGAATCATTAGACATCCTTATAGAAAATGAGTTATTACTTGGCTCTGAGCTAAAAACAATGTTAAAAGGCTTTATAGAAGAAAAAACAGCTGTAGGTTTTTCCTTTGGTAAATTGTGTTTTTGGCATTATGAAGCATTTTCAAAAAGCATAAATCAAGATATCTACAAGGTAGCTGCTGCAATTGAACTTCTAATACTATCTTTTGATATTATTGATGATCTGCAGGATAAGGATTCGGACTATAGTTGGAACAAAACTCCTGAATTATCACTAAACGTTGCTTTAGCTATGCTGGTCATGGCATCTAAAACAATAGATGAAACTTCTTTTGAACATAAAAGAGCGGCTATCAAGCTTCTTGAAGAATACGCTTTAAAAAGTATAAACGGGCAACAATTAGACTTACTAAATAATTGCCGTGATGAGGATTCCTATATACAAATGATTACGTTGAAATCTGGTTCATTAACAGCAATGGGTTGTTTGATTGGTGAAGTACTTGCAAGAGGAGAAATATCTCAAGAAATAGAGGAGTATGGAAAATACATAGGCATCATCCAACAAATTAAAAATGATATACAAAGCTTAAAGGCGTGGGGCCCTAAAAATGATTTGCTAAATAAAAGGTATTCTTTGCCTATTATTTATCTTCTATCACAGAAAAATGATGTTTCAAAATCTGTTTCTAGCTATTATAATAATGATATAGTTACAGATTTGGATAATAATGCAACAGAAGACGAGTTGACAAATGGTGGTGCAATACGTTATGCCATTACGATAAAAAACGTCTACAAGTTTAAAGCATTGAATTATCTTGAAAATGTAGCTATAAATGAGTTAGGTAAAGAATACCTACAAAAATTATTGAGATGA
- the zupT gene encoding zinc transporter ZupT translates to MDGNVLLALGLTLFAGLATGVGSLIAFFTSRTNTKFLSLALGFSAGVMIYVSLVEIFVKAKDALTNALGTTNGYWMTILGFFGGMLFIALIDKFIPKATNPHEVKLVEDVNAIKPQVNEEHLMKMGVFTALAIGIHNFPEGIATFMSAINDPNVGIAIAIAVAIHNIPEGIAVSVPIFFATGNRKKAFKLSFLSGLAEPVGALVAFLLLMPFLTDVMFGIVFAGVAGIMVFISLDELLPAAQRYDETHLSMYGLVAGMAVMAISLVLLA, encoded by the coding sequence ATGGACGGAAATGTTTTACTGGCACTAGGACTAACTCTTTTTGCCGGACTTGCAACAGGCGTAGGTAGTTTAATAGCATTTTTTACATCAAGAACAAATACAAAATTTTTATCATTAGCATTAGGTTTTTCAGCAGGGGTAATGATCTATGTATCCCTGGTAGAAATTTTTGTTAAAGCGAAAGATGCTTTAACCAATGCATTAGGTACAACAAATGGCTATTGGATGACAATCCTAGGATTTTTCGGTGGGATGTTATTTATTGCCTTGATCGATAAATTTATTCCAAAGGCTACTAATCCTCATGAAGTAAAGCTAGTTGAGGATGTAAATGCCATCAAACCACAGGTCAATGAAGAACATTTAATGAAGATGGGTGTTTTTACAGCTCTCGCGATTGGCATTCATAATTTTCCAGAGGGTATCGCTACATTTATGTCAGCTATTAATGACCCGAATGTGGGGATTGCTATTGCCATTGCAGTAGCTATTCACAATATTCCAGAAGGCATTGCTGTATCTGTTCCTATTTTCTTTGCGACGGGTAATCGAAAGAAAGCCTTTAAATTATCCTTTTTATCAGGATTAGCAGAGCCTGTCGGTGCATTAGTAGCATTTTTGCTCCTTATGCCATTTTTAACCGATGTCATGTTTGGAATTGTTTTTGCTGGGGTTGCAGGAATAATGGTCTTTATTTCATTAGATGAGTTGTTACCAGCAGCACAAAGATACGATGAAACACATTTATCGATGTATGGTCTAGTAGCAGGAATGGCGGTCATGGCCATTAGCTTAGTGCTATTAGCATAA
- the thrC gene encoding threonine synthase encodes MWKGLIEEYKQFLPVTENTPALTLNEGNTPLIHLVNLSKKLGIELYGKIEGANPTGSFKDRGMVFAVAKAIEDGSQCVICASTGNTSAAAAAYATRAGIQSIVVIPKGKVALGKLAQATMYGAKIIEIDGNFDDALNIVRQVSETTPVALVNSVNPYRIEGQKTASFEIVDALGSAPDYLCIPVGNAGNITAYWKGFKEYHAAKNSGLPKMYGFEAEGAAAIVKGEPIANPETVATAIRIGNPASWKLAEAARDESGGIIDSVTDEEIVAAYKLIASTEGIFVEPGSAASLAGVMKSVENGKIPQGAKVVTIFTGNGLKDPDTAMNVSTVEVVSLKNDEEEIRAYIEGVL; translated from the coding sequence ATGTGGAAAGGCCTTATTGAAGAATATAAACAATTTTTACCCGTAACTGAAAATACACCTGCTTTAACTTTAAACGAAGGCAATACGCCTCTTATACATTTAGTAAATTTATCTAAGAAACTAGGCATTGAGCTTTACGGAAAAATTGAAGGTGCAAACCCAACTGGCTCATTTAAAGACCGAGGAATGGTGTTTGCTGTTGCAAAAGCTATTGAGGATGGAAGTCAATGCGTTATTTGCGCTTCTACAGGAAACACTTCTGCGGCTGCGGCAGCTTATGCAACTCGTGCAGGGATTCAATCAATCGTTGTTATTCCTAAAGGAAAAGTTGCTCTTGGTAAGCTTGCACAAGCTACAATGTATGGTGCAAAAATCATTGAAATTGATGGTAATTTCGATGATGCTCTCAATATCGTTCGCCAAGTAAGTGAAACAACACCAGTTGCACTTGTTAACTCTGTAAATCCATACCGTATCGAAGGTCAAAAAACGGCATCGTTTGAAATTGTAGATGCCTTAGGTTCAGCACCTGATTATCTGTGTATTCCTGTTGGTAATGCAGGTAATATCACTGCCTATTGGAAAGGATTTAAAGAATATCACGCTGCAAAAAATAGTGGTTTACCAAAAATGTATGGCTTTGAAGCAGAAGGTGCAGCAGCAATCGTTAAAGGAGAGCCTATTGCTAACCCTGAGACAGTGGCAACTGCCATTCGAATTGGCAATCCTGCTAGTTGGAAATTGGCAGAAGCGGCTCGCGATGAATCTGGTGGTATCATTGATTCTGTTACAGATGAAGAAATTGTAGCAGCTTACAAATTAATCGCAAGTACAGAAGGTATTTTCGTTGAGCCAGGCTCTGCTGCTTCTTTAGCAGGTGTTATGAAGTCTGTTGAAAATGGAAAAATCCCTCAAGGCGCTAAGGTTGTAACTATCTTTACAGGGAATGGACTGAAAGATCCTGATACAGCTATGAATGTATCCACTGTAGAGGTTGTATCTCTTAAAAACGATGAAGAAGAAATTCGTGCATATATTGAGGGTGTACTATGA
- a CDS encoding phosphatase PAP2 family protein, with protein MKKWAYPLAIVTLIVFIVLRVTYQSQLMNTFDAKMAEILFGNRFIEIFHYIGEPIFVVAVAVVLMVYLAWKVKNYRGMLFVVLTFAAGNVLNQLLKKWVQRPRPEIEDQLTSFSFPSGHSMTGILYLFSLAYILAENRNKSRKILLWLGATILMVLIGLSRIAGARHFATDVLAGWSIGYTWFIICVIWYERRKRLFSSNHK; from the coding sequence ATGAAAAAATGGGCATATCCTTTAGCAATTGTAACGTTAATTGTCTTTATCGTATTAAGAGTCACTTATCAAAGTCAATTGATGAATACATTTGATGCAAAGATGGCAGAGATTCTTTTTGGCAATCGATTTATTGAGATCTTTCATTATATAGGGGAGCCAATATTTGTTGTCGCTGTTGCAGTAGTTTTAATGGTGTATTTAGCTTGGAAGGTAAAAAATTATCGAGGGATGCTATTTGTTGTACTAACTTTTGCAGCAGGCAATGTTCTGAATCAATTATTAAAGAAATGGGTGCAACGTCCAAGACCTGAAATTGAGGATCAACTGACATCCTTTAGCTTTCCATCTGGACATTCGATGACAGGTATTTTGTATTTATTTTCACTTGCTTATATTTTAGCGGAGAATCGTAATAAAAGCCGTAAAATCCTTCTGTGGCTTGGCGCAACGATCTTGATGGTGCTTATTGGTTTATCACGTATTGCAGGAGCTCGACATTTTGCTACAGATGTACTTGCTGGTTGGAGCATCGGCTATACTTGGTTTATCATTTGTGTCATCTGGTACGAACGTCGAAAACGCTTATTTTCATCCAATCATAAATAA
- a CDS encoding sensor histidine kinase: MELKKLRSKLFWPAIILYLIIGFYLNYVNYSEPYIQIGVEEENDKWVISQLYYKDWAEGQNISVGDAILTVDNEPINELNQLKYKSKILSANEITILKPDGDLINIHIKHLDIPQQFIYVLIIPACYYLLTLFVAFYLHFKQRNTKLADLLILFMLTVSLAYVSSGVSGRMDTIGIIVNRSSMLLCLVILLHFLRNYYSFVKTNWVFTNNIKLFYILPFIAFILGCVGTIYPASNDILSNVILAIFFILLVIILSILLISYFKYSSPQLKILLNSILIPFLPFLFLYALPKILFHTYILSSEISSLFLLLIPFSFIFTQLAERLFDIEYHITRLRYYVIFSLIFTVWFTVGLYFIAGRYLTMTVMSGVAFFTFSSLVILFYVKEKVDYRKRKILFSTKGDYIHQLYTAVDKIGKTIKIDELLEKFAYEVSIHLELEDVFVLTYNYDKNEFITIAGESIAIDPEIMEEIRLGEIRKIDKVYIAFLHQDAHFKRALVLGHNNTIHLKDEELLWLELLLLYVNNFIENTKMVEELLEELKHMKQADDGQLPWLNKLLWLRFEEEKYQLAQELHDTNLQEQLHIAREVDVLVNAKNTTDIQDKLAKIHKQMVASLHELRTYCENLKPPLLDTLGLNAALEKLIRKVQERANFVLIYTIDRLYLEDERMNLMIYRLFQELLNNALKHSYAASVEIHLKEMNDGFEIIYKDDGVGCNVEDIIVTESMGIQGMQERVKAFNGQFAIDSNINEGMFIRIMVKEGSETLDYDAHSG; the protein is encoded by the coding sequence TTGGAACTAAAAAAATTGCGTAGTAAGTTGTTTTGGCCCGCTATAATTCTCTATTTAATTATTGGTTTTTATTTAAATTATGTGAATTATAGCGAGCCTTATATACAGATTGGTGTAGAAGAAGAGAATGACAAATGGGTCATTTCTCAACTTTATTATAAAGACTGGGCAGAGGGACAAAATATTTCTGTTGGTGATGCGATTTTAACTGTAGATAATGAACCCATCAATGAATTAAATCAACTGAAGTATAAATCAAAAATTTTATCTGCTAATGAAATAACAATACTGAAGCCCGATGGAGATCTAATCAATATACATATTAAGCATTTGGATATCCCTCAACAATTTATCTATGTTTTAATCATTCCGGCTTGTTATTATTTACTAACATTATTTGTTGCATTTTATTTACATTTCAAACAAAGGAATACTAAGTTAGCTGATTTACTAATTCTTTTTATGTTAACGGTTTCTTTGGCTTATGTAAGCAGTGGTGTCTCTGGTAGGATGGATACGATTGGCATTATCGTAAATCGAAGTAGTATGCTGTTATGTTTAGTCATACTATTACATTTTTTGAGAAATTATTATTCATTTGTGAAAACAAATTGGGTATTTACAAATAATATCAAGCTCTTTTATATACTACCCTTCATAGCTTTTATATTAGGGTGTGTGGGCACTATTTATCCTGCTTCAAATGATATTCTTTCCAATGTTATATTGGCTATTTTCTTTATTCTCCTTGTGATCATCCTTAGTATTTTATTAATAAGCTATTTTAAATACAGCTCACCTCAGTTGAAAATTTTATTAAATAGTATATTAATACCGTTTCTACCATTTCTTTTTTTATATGCACTCCCTAAAATCCTTTTTCACACGTATATACTTTCATCTGAGATAAGCTCATTATTTTTATTGCTTATACCTTTTAGCTTTATTTTTACACAATTAGCAGAAAGATTATTTGATATTGAGTACCATATTACAAGATTACGTTATTATGTTATATTCTCTTTAATCTTTACTGTATGGTTCACAGTGGGACTATATTTTATTGCAGGTCGTTATTTAACAATGACTGTCATGTCGGGGGTAGCTTTCTTTACATTTTCTTCATTAGTTATACTTTTTTACGTTAAAGAGAAGGTCGATTATCGAAAACGGAAAATATTATTTTCAACAAAGGGCGATTATATTCATCAGCTATATACAGCCGTAGATAAAATTGGGAAAACAATTAAAATCGACGAACTTCTAGAGAAGTTTGCTTACGAGGTTTCCATACATCTTGAGTTAGAGGACGTTTTTGTCTTAACATATAACTATGATAAAAATGAATTCATAACAATTGCTGGAGAAAGTATTGCGATTGATCCTGAAATAATGGAAGAAATCCGATTAGGTGAAATAAGAAAAATTGACAAAGTTTATATAGCATTTCTCCATCAGGATGCACATTTTAAAAGAGCATTAGTGCTAGGGCATAATAATACGATTCATTTAAAAGATGAGGAGCTTTTATGGCTTGAATTGCTCTTATTGTATGTGAATAATTTTATTGAGAATACAAAAATGGTGGAAGAACTGTTAGAGGAACTGAAGCATATGAAGCAAGCTGATGATGGTCAGTTACCATGGCTGAACAAGCTTTTATGGCTAAGGTTTGAAGAAGAAAAATACCAGTTAGCTCAAGAGTTACATGACACGAATTTACAGGAGCAACTACATATAGCCCGTGAGGTGGATGTCCTTGTAAATGCAAAAAATACAACAGATATACAGGACAAGCTTGCAAAAATTCATAAGCAAATGGTTGCATCCTTACATGAATTACGTACTTATTGTGAAAACCTAAAACCTCCGTTACTAGATACACTAGGTTTAAATGCTGCATTAGAAAAGTTAATCCGGAAAGTTCAGGAGAGAGCTAACTTCGTGCTAATTTACACAATTGATCGTCTTTATTTAGAGGATGAACGCATGAATTTAATGATTTATCGTTTGTTCCAAGAACTACTTAATAATGCGTTAAAGCATTCCTATGCAGCATCTGTTGAAATTCATTTAAAAGAAATGAACGATGGTTTCGAAATCATTTATAAAGATGATGGTGTAGGATGTAATGTAGAGGACATTATAGTAACAGAATCGATGGGCATTCAAGGCATGCAGGAGCGTGTAAAAGCGTTTAACGGACAATTTGCGATTGACTCAAATATCAATGAAGGGATGTTTATTAGAATAATGGTGAAAGAAGGGAGTGAAACACTTGATTACGATGCTCATAGTGGATGA
- a CDS encoding 2-hydroxy-3-keto-5-methylthiopentenyl-1-phosphate phosphatase: MKPIIFCDFDGTITETDNIFSLMTEFVPKESEKIAQAMMEQTISFKDGLSAMFHLLSSQQKDEVIQYLMDSAVIREGFGDFVRYAQNNNIPFYIVSGGVDFFIEPLVEKFGPFSGIYCNKADFSGEQIQLIYPNSCDEECAKYSTQGCGCCKPSVMRKVANEDHYKIVIGDSLSDFEAAKLADIVLARDHLIQRCEELQVPYRPFTTFQDCLNIVQELVESKKAILSI, encoded by the coding sequence TTGAAACCCATTATTTTCTGTGATTTCGATGGCACGATAACAGAAACAGATAATATCTTTTCACTTATGACTGAATTTGTACCAAAGGAATCTGAAAAAATTGCACAAGCGATGATGGAACAAACCATTTCATTTAAAGATGGCCTATCAGCTATGTTTCATCTACTTTCTAGTCAACAAAAAGATGAAGTCATTCAATACCTAATGGATTCGGCAGTAATACGTGAGGGATTTGGAGATTTTGTTCGCTATGCTCAAAACAACAATATTCCATTTTATATTGTAAGTGGCGGAGTCGATTTCTTCATCGAGCCTTTAGTTGAAAAATTTGGTCCATTTTCAGGCATCTACTGTAATAAAGCAGATTTTTCTGGTGAGCAAATACAACTGATTTACCCAAATAGCTGTGATGAGGAATGCGCTAAATATAGCACACAAGGTTGCGGCTGCTGTAAGCCTAGTGTTATGCGAAAAGTTGCCAATGAAGATCATTATAAAATCGTAATTGGTGATTCTCTATCTGATTTCGAGGCTGCTAAACTAGCCGATATCGTTCTTGCTAGAGATCATCTTATCCAACGCTGTGAAGAACTTCAGGTTCCATATAGACCCTTTACCACATTTCAGGATTGTCTAAATATTGTTCAAGAACTAGTGGAATCAAAAAAGGCTATTCTTTCAATTTAA
- the comX gene encoding competence pheromone ComX, producing the protein MINVIQYLEQNPSLVALLKEQKASLVGVSSVEQKAILEAFSGEMNAESDIWN; encoded by the coding sequence ATGATTAATGTAATCCAATATTTAGAACAAAATCCAAGCCTAGTTGCACTATTAAAGGAACAAAAAGCCTCATTAGTAGGAGTTTCATCTGTAGAACAAAAAGCAATTTTAGAAGCTTTTAGCGGTGAAATGAATGCAGAAAGTGATATTTGGAACTAA